One genomic segment of Drosophila melanogaster chromosome 3L includes these proteins:
- the flr gene encoding flare, isoform A produces MAQPQPPAYENKNIYATLPRTQRGQPIVLGADPKGKNFLYTNGNSVIIRNIENPAIADVYTEHSCAVNVAKYSPSGFYIASGDASGKIRIWDTVNKEHLLKNEFQPIAGPIKDISWSPDNQRIVAVGEGRERFGHVFMSETGTSVGEISGQSKSINSADFRPARPFRIVTGSEDNTIAVFEGPPFKFKMTKQDHSRFVQAVRYSPDGKFFASAGFDGKVFLYDGTSSELVGEFGSPAHKGGVYALAWKPDSTQLLTCSGDKTCRLWTVESRELVSEFVMGTTVDDQQVSCLWQGDNLITVSLSGVITYLNVADPSKPLRVVKGHNKPITVLGLSDDRSTIYTGSHDGVVTNWNSGSGTNDRITGTGHGNQINGIAAWGDFVYTCGIDDSLRQFSVEGNSYTDYVVKLNCQPRGLAILRNENIIALACIKELTLVQDQKKIFSLPIKYEASSIAVNADTSDVAVGGDDQKLHIYTLKGGVLEPKVELDHLGAVTDVSYSPDLKYLVACDAHRKVVLYSVEEYKPAHNKEWGFHSARVNTVAWSPNSLLVASGSLDTTIIIWSVANPAKHTIIKNAHPQSQITRLVWLDNNTVISTGQDCNTKVWHVENI; encoded by the exons AATCCAGCCATTGCCGATGTCTACACGGAGCACTCGTGTGCAGTGAACGTGGCCAAGTACTCGCCCAGCGGATTTTATATTGCATCTGGTG ACGCCTCCGGCAAGATTCGCATTTGGGACACGGTCAACAAGGAGCACCTGCTTAAAAATGAGTTCCAGCCCATTGCAGGACCCATCAAGGATATTAGCTGGTCGCCAGACAATCAGCGCATCGTTGCCGTGGGTGAAGGACGCGAACGTTTCGGTCATGTCTTTATGTCTGAAACCGGCACGTCTGTGGGCGAGATCAGTGGCCAGTCCAAGTCTATTAACTCGGCGGACTTCCGGCCAGCCAGGCCATTCCGCATTGTTACGG GCAGCGAAGACAATACTATCGCCGTGTTCGAGGGACCCCCGTTCAAGTTCAAGATGACCAAGCAGGATCACTCTCGCTTCGTCCAGGCTGTGCGCTACTCGCCCGATGGCAAATTCTTCGCCTCCGCCGGCTTTGATGGCAAAGTCTTTCTGTACGATGGCACCAGCTCTGAACTGGTGGGCGAATTTGGATCTCCTGCCCACAAGGGCGGCGTTTACGCATTGGCCTGGAAACCAGACAGCACCCAACTGCTAACCTGCTCCGGCGACAAGACGTGCCGCCTTTGGACAGTGGAGTCGCGCGAGCTGGTTAGCGAGTTTGTGATGGGCACCACTGTGGACGACCAGCAGGTGTCCTGCTTGTGGCAAGGAGACAACCTAATCACCGTCTCGCTTTCGGGCGTGATCACCTACCTCAATGTGGCGGATCCCTCGAAACCGCTGCGTGTGGTGAAGGGCCACAATAAGCCCATCACCGTGCTGGGACTGAGCGATGACCGCAGCACCATATACACGGGTAGCCACGATGGCGTGGTGACCAACTGGAACTCGGGCAGCGGCACCAACGATCGCATCACGGGCACTGGACACGGAAACCAGATCAACGGCATTGCCGCCTGGGGTGACTTTGTCTATACCTGTGGCATCGACGACAGCCTACGCCAGTTCAGCGTGGAGGGCAACTCCTACACGGACTATGTGGTGAAGCTTAACTGCCAGCCACGTGGCTTGGCCATTTTGCGCAACGAGAACATCATTGCACTTGCTTGCATCAAAGAGTTGACTCTCGTGCAGGACCAGAAGAAGATCTTTTCGCTGCCCATTAAGTACGAGGCTAGCTCGATTGCCGTTAATGCGGACACTTCCGATGTTGCTGTCGGCGGGGATGACCAAAAGTTGCACATCTACACCCTGAAGGGCGGAGTATTGGAGCCCAAAGTGGAGCTGGATCACTTGGGAGCTGTCACGGATGTTTCTTATTCGCCGGACTTGAAGTATTTGGTGGCTTGCGATGCCCATCGCAAGGTGGTGCTCTACTCAGTGGAGGAGTACAAG CCTGCACACAACAAGGAGTGGGGCTTCCACAGTGCTCGCGTAAATACGGTGGCCTGGTCGCCCAACTCGCTGCTGGTTGCTAGTGGATCATTGGACACTACTATCATTATCTGGTCCGTGGCCAATCCGGCCAAACATACTATCATCAAGA ATGCCCATCCGCAGTCGCAAATCACTCGGTTGGTCTGGCTGGACAATAACACTGTGATCTCCACCGGACAGGACTGCAACACCAAGGTGTGGCACgtggaaaacatttaa
- the flr gene encoding flare, isoform B, translating into MSQQAKNENIYATLPRTQRGQPIVLGADPKGKNFLYTNGNSVIIRNIENPAIADVYTEHSCAVNVAKYSPSGFYIASGDASGKIRIWDTVNKEHLLKNEFQPIAGPIKDISWSPDNQRIVAVGEGRERFGHVFMSETGTSVGEISGQSKSINSADFRPARPFRIVTGSEDNTIAVFEGPPFKFKMTKQDHSRFVQAVRYSPDGKFFASAGFDGKVFLYDGTSSELVGEFGSPAHKGGVYALAWKPDSTQLLTCSGDKTCRLWTVESRELVSEFVMGTTVDDQQVSCLWQGDNLITVSLSGVITYLNVADPSKPLRVVKGHNKPITVLGLSDDRSTIYTGSHDGVVTNWNSGSGTNDRITGTGHGNQINGIAAWGDFVYTCGIDDSLRQFSVEGNSYTDYVVKLNCQPRGLAILRNENIIALACIKELTLVQDQKKIFSLPIKYEASSIAVNADTSDVAVGGDDQKLHIYTLKGGVLEPKVELDHLGAVTDVSYSPDLKYLVACDAHRKVVLYSVEEYKPAHNKEWGFHSARVNTVAWSPNSLLVASGSLDTTIIIWSVANPAKHTIIKNAHPQSQITRLVWLDNNTVISTGQDCNTKVWHVENI; encoded by the exons AATCCAGCCATTGCCGATGTCTACACGGAGCACTCGTGTGCAGTGAACGTGGCCAAGTACTCGCCCAGCGGATTTTATATTGCATCTGGTG ACGCCTCCGGCAAGATTCGCATTTGGGACACGGTCAACAAGGAGCACCTGCTTAAAAATGAGTTCCAGCCCATTGCAGGACCCATCAAGGATATTAGCTGGTCGCCAGACAATCAGCGCATCGTTGCCGTGGGTGAAGGACGCGAACGTTTCGGTCATGTCTTTATGTCTGAAACCGGCACGTCTGTGGGCGAGATCAGTGGCCAGTCCAAGTCTATTAACTCGGCGGACTTCCGGCCAGCCAGGCCATTCCGCATTGTTACGG GCAGCGAAGACAATACTATCGCCGTGTTCGAGGGACCCCCGTTCAAGTTCAAGATGACCAAGCAGGATCACTCTCGCTTCGTCCAGGCTGTGCGCTACTCGCCCGATGGCAAATTCTTCGCCTCCGCCGGCTTTGATGGCAAAGTCTTTCTGTACGATGGCACCAGCTCTGAACTGGTGGGCGAATTTGGATCTCCTGCCCACAAGGGCGGCGTTTACGCATTGGCCTGGAAACCAGACAGCACCCAACTGCTAACCTGCTCCGGCGACAAGACGTGCCGCCTTTGGACAGTGGAGTCGCGCGAGCTGGTTAGCGAGTTTGTGATGGGCACCACTGTGGACGACCAGCAGGTGTCCTGCTTGTGGCAAGGAGACAACCTAATCACCGTCTCGCTTTCGGGCGTGATCACCTACCTCAATGTGGCGGATCCCTCGAAACCGCTGCGTGTGGTGAAGGGCCACAATAAGCCCATCACCGTGCTGGGACTGAGCGATGACCGCAGCACCATATACACGGGTAGCCACGATGGCGTGGTGACCAACTGGAACTCGGGCAGCGGCACCAACGATCGCATCACGGGCACTGGACACGGAAACCAGATCAACGGCATTGCCGCCTGGGGTGACTTTGTCTATACCTGTGGCATCGACGACAGCCTACGCCAGTTCAGCGTGGAGGGCAACTCCTACACGGACTATGTGGTGAAGCTTAACTGCCAGCCACGTGGCTTGGCCATTTTGCGCAACGAGAACATCATTGCACTTGCTTGCATCAAAGAGTTGACTCTCGTGCAGGACCAGAAGAAGATCTTTTCGCTGCCCATTAAGTACGAGGCTAGCTCGATTGCCGTTAATGCGGACACTTCCGATGTTGCTGTCGGCGGGGATGACCAAAAGTTGCACATCTACACCCTGAAGGGCGGAGTATTGGAGCCCAAAGTGGAGCTGGATCACTTGGGAGCTGTCACGGATGTTTCTTATTCGCCGGACTTGAAGTATTTGGTGGCTTGCGATGCCCATCGCAAGGTGGTGCTCTACTCAGTGGAGGAGTACAAG CCTGCACACAACAAGGAGTGGGGCTTCCACAGTGCTCGCGTAAATACGGTGGCCTGGTCGCCCAACTCGCTGCTGGTTGCTAGTGGATCATTGGACACTACTATCATTATCTGGTCCGTGGCCAATCCGGCCAAACATACTATCATCAAGA ATGCCCATCCGCAGTCGCAAATCACTCGGTTGGTCTGGCTGGACAATAACACTGTGATCTCCACCGGACAGGACTGCAACACCAAGGTGTGGCACgtggaaaacatttaa
- the CG32121 gene encoding uncharacterized protein: MEHVNSTNARQPQHHHFDQQLQHNDSQQQFCLRWHNHQTSLLSTLPILLDQSHLTDVTISAEGRQLRAHRVVLSACSSFFMDIFRALEASNHPVIIIPGASFGAIVSLLTFMYSGEVNVYEEQIPMLLNLAETLGIKGLADVQNNNLPKTARSGGGSYMDTTNEKSSEFERPTTPSPTPTPTLTPSHTPTPSHSLPLPQLPSAALNTPLLANKLGSVNSSGMGTTPLENLFKSLQFYPSLLPQPLNFSQTALNKTTELLAKYQQQCQLYQSGMQEDQLETDCFGSKRLKGDSPPKELRRLEKSLLKNPKSSSTTNSSSSKSPQECSNPNPIVATSPVTLAPPTMAHFSPQLPVVKCSSASYPSALGQGQLYSSKPPLYSAAVTPTAAQQAAQMHHHPQPGPSPYISAEDHAKLQLHIEQYQREAAAAAAAAAGGMALVSAKSEPNLLSLSADRDKSLATAPIKPPSNSKLYATCFICHKQLSNQYNLRVHLETHQNVRYACNVCSHVSRSKDALRKHVSYRHPGAPSPCENEARRKRVSKLAATTVPTSTPMSMSASHTVTSGDVGPAPATTLGCSGQEARNPYLFLPNQFQMAAAAAAVAVAESSPASGQPSLDLAHEAPPSIKSEREPPTASNGEATGVEASASTT; encoded by the exons ATGGAACATGTAAATAGCACTAATGCCAGACAACCGCAGCATCATCATTTTgatcagcagctgcagcacaaTGACAGCCAACAGCAATTCTGCCTGCGATGGCATAACCATCAG ACAAGTTTGCTGAGCACTCTGCCCATTCTGCTGGACCAATCCCATCTGACGGATGTGACCATTTCGGCCGAGGGACGCCAACTGAGGGCCCATCGCGTGGTACTGAGTGCCTGCAGCAGCTTTTTTATGGACATCTTCCGGGCTCTAGAGGCCAGTAACCATCCAGTCATCATCATACCAGGGGCCAGCTTCGGCGCCATCGTCTCACTGCTCACCTTCATGTACTCCGGAGAGGTGAATGTATACGAGGAGCAGATACCGATGCTGCTCAACCTGGCCGAGACACTGGGCATCAAGGGACTGGCCGATGTCCAGAACAACAAT TTACCAAAAACAGCGAGAAGTGGAGGTGGCTCCTACATGGATACGACGAATGAGAAGTCCTCTGAGTTTGAACGTCCCACCACACCCTCGCCCACGCCCACCCCCACCCTTACGCCCTCCCACACGCCTACCCCAAGCCATTCACTCCCCCTGCCCCAGCTACCAAGTGCAGCACTTAACACCCCTCTCCTGGCCAACAAACTGGGATCGGTGAACTCCAGTGGAATGGGCACCACGCCCCTGGAGAATCTCTTTAAATCACTGCAGTTCTACCCCAGTCTGCTGCCCCAACCACTCAACTTCTCGCAGACGGCGCTCAACAAGACCACTGAGCTGTTGGCCAAGTATCAGCAGCAATGTCAGCTCTACCAGAGCGGGATGCAGGAGGATCAACTGGAGACGGACTGTTTTGGCTCCAAGAGGCTAAAGGGCGACAGTCCGCCGAAGGAGCTTAGGCGACTGGAAAAAAGCCTTTTAAAGAATCCAAAATCCTCATCGACGACCAACAGTAGCAGTAGCAAGTCGCCTCAGGAATGCTCCAACCCGAATCCCATTGTGGCCACTTCACCAGTAACTCTCGCTCCCCCGACCATGGCACACTTCTCCCCTCAGTTGCCGGTGGTCAAGTGCTCCTCGGCTAGTTACCCCAGCGCTCTCGGCCAAGGTCAACTCTATAGTAGCAAGCCACCACTTTATAGTGCAGCAGTCACGCCGACTGCCGCCCAGCAGGCGGCGCAGATGCACCACCACCCGCAACCCGGGCCATCGCCCTACATCTCGGCCGAGGATCATGCCAAGCTGCAGCTCCACATCGAACAGTATCAGCGGgaggcggcagcagcagcggcagcggccgCCGGCGGAATGGCGCTGGTCAGCGCCAAGTCGGAGCCCAATCTGCTCTCGCTGAGCGCCGACCGCGACAAGTCGCTGGCCACCGCTCCCATCAAGCCGCCGTCCAACTCGAAGCTCTATGCCACCTGTTTCATCTGCCACAAGCAGCTGAGCAACCAATACAACCTGCGCGTCCACCTCGAAACCCATCAGAATGTTCG GTATGCCTGCAATGTCTGCTCCCATGTGTCCCGCAGCAAGGATGCCCTGCGCAAGCACGTTAGCTACCGACATCCTGGGGCGCCATCGCCATGTGAAAACGAGGCTCGCCGGAAGAGGGTCTCCAAGCTAGCAGCGACCACTGTGCCCACTTCCACGCCCATGTCCATGAGCGCCAGTCACACGGTCACCAGTGGCGATGTGGGTCCAGCTCCAGCGACCACACTTGGATGTTCGGGTCAGGAGGCAAGGAATCCGTACCTTTTCCTGCCCAATCAATTTCAgatggctgctgctgcagcagccgTAGCAGTGGCCGAATCCTCGCCAGCTTCTGGTCAACCATCGCTAGACTTGGCACACGAAGCGCCACCGAGCATCAAAAGTGAGCGGGAGCCACCGACGGCGAGCAACGGAGAGGCGACCGGTGTAGAGGCATCGGCGTCAACCACCTGA
- the CG33263 gene encoding uncharacterized protein, protein MSFKLSLHCLLILAGYLTSIEAEVFPQCANAPLDTFVMAIEDCASYIYCNGEDSFRDSCPESTYFDDRTQECAFDDEGVCLRNSDSVQTEEQPDKQTTGEEQSGIEETTPVPTPPSDYASTGSADSSTFQADSTTTPTESIPSVTEPPTTSATPSSPSAKPSSPAQERPHCDISGDGDHPHPQRCEYYYRCLSGYLTIVRCPYKYGWDFPTKQCKPSSEAQCFSYSY, encoded by the coding sequence ATGTCATTTAAACTATCTTTGCATTGTCTGCTGATCCTGGCAGGATATCTCACTTCAATTGAAGCCGAAGTTTTCCCGCAGTGCGCAAATGCTCCATTGGATACCTTTGTCATGGCCATCGAAGATTGCGCTTCATACATCTATTGCAATGGAGAAGACTCCTTCCGAGACAGCTGCCCCGAGTCCACCTACTTTGACGATCGAACCCAAGAGTGTGCCTTTGATGATGAGGGTGTGTGTCTAAGGAACTCAGACTCAGTCCAGACTGAGGAGCAGCCCGATAAGCAAACTACTGGTGAGGAGCAGAGCGGGATCGAAGAAACCACTCCCGTTCCAACACCGCCTTCTGATTACGCCTCTACAGGATCTGCGGACTCTTCTACTTTCCAAGCTGATTCTACAACAACCCCTACAGAATCAATTCCTTCAGTGACTGAGCCACCGACTACATCTGCTACGCCATCCTCCCCATCTGCAAAGCCTTCCTCTCCAGCTCAGGAAAGGCCGCACTGCGACATTTCCGGAGATGGTGACCATCCTCATCCCCAGCGGTGCGAGTACTACTACAGGTGCCTCAGCGGCTATCTGACCATTGTGAGATGTCCTTACAAGTATGGCTGGGACTTTCCTACAAAGCAATGCAAGCCTAGCAGCGAGGCTCAGTGCTTTAGTTATAGCTACTAG
- the CG14106 gene encoding uncharacterized protein, producing MKRASMGTSRNFLRENRMMVSQASPNYQMPTASSMARCCGPVRLLLAATQRGLNGGTGPKVVPSQRKLSEKQIQTEDISDERFLSAALLKCSEKTHTHLQSRSEGDDPADGRGGQFLDERLRLRRTASNFELGKMPEQRDGYQPGQCTMHRPLANTFGILPGGLNYLDNCVSSSRKQDDEASICSQSIKASSPRVRQMDIPEVVDVNPDDILSLHSQESCAELPVVEVQRNEAEVQLPENSQTDSPEESQPILLTSEQRMVLMDAVRKRQNQLIAEYNRLPLTVGTLRVRNLKRQLEQQLDVLDYDLSRLSLTNVYLKPESQFGTIAYQKLPTNINA from the coding sequence ATGAAACGGGCTTCGATGGGCACATCACGCAACTTTCTCCGCGAGAACCGGATGATGGTGAGCCAGGCGTCTCCAAACTACCAGATGCCCACCGCCTCGTCCATGGCCAGATGCTGCGGACCAGTGAGGTTACTTTTGGCCGCTACTCAGAGGGGCTTGAATGGCGGAACAGGGCCAAAAGTTGTTCCCAGTCAACGGAAGCTATCCGAGAAGCAGATTCAAACGGAGGACATCAGCGATGAGCGGTTTCTCAGTGCCGCCCTGCTCAAGTGCTCGGAGAAGACTCATACCCACTTGCAATCCCGCAGCGAGGGCGACGATCCTGCGGACGGCAGGGGAGGACAGTTTCTGGACGAAAGGCTACGACTGCGACGGACTGCGTCCAATTTTGAGTTGGGCAAAATGCCGGAACAACGCGATGGCTATCAGCCGGGGCAATGCACAATGCACCGGCCGTTAGCTAACACGTTCGGCATTTTGCCCGGCGGTTTAAATTACCTGGACAATTGTGTCTCTTCCAGCCGAAAACAGGATGATGAGGCATCGATCTGCTCGCAATCCATCAAGGCAAGTTCTCCAAGGGTCCGCCAAATGGACATTCCCGAGGTGGTGGATGTTAACCCAGACGATATACTAAGCTTACACTCGCAAGAGTCCTGTGCAGAGCTACCAGTTGTAGAGGTCCAGCGGAATGAAGCGGAAGTCCAACTACCGGAGAATTCTCAAACGGATTCACCTGAGGAATCCCAACCTATTCTGCTAACCAGTGAGCAGAGAATGGTGCTAATGGATGCCGTCCGTAAGCGGCAAAATCAATTGATTGCGGAATACAACCGATTGCCACTTACCGTGGGCACATTGCGAGTCCGGAATCTCAAGAGACAACTGGAGCAGCAATTGGATGTGTTGGACTACGATCTCAGCAGGCTATCACTGACGAATGTGTATTTGAAGCCAGAGTCACAATTTGGAACAATCGCTTATCAAAAATTGCCAACAAATATAAATGCTTAG
- the CG14105 gene encoding uncharacterized protein: MPQANLTLSPHDQQVLDSIFNPLELSSLQTNNLIPAESDLKDEEPDTQAIKASRELELKAIALSESGELDGALELFQQSLNLAQRASVLNNRAQTLRLAKRDEEALDDLNKALELANDQQTRTKCHAHCQRGVLYRKLDNLEAARADFEAAAQLGSKFAREQLVEINPYAALCNQMLRQAFDQLK, from the exons ATGCCGCAGGCCAATCTTACGTTAAGTCCCCATGATCAGCAGGTGCTCGATTCCATTTTCAATCCCCTCGAGCTTAGCAGCCTACAGACAAATAACTTAATTCCCGCTGAATCCGACCTGAAGGATGAGGAGCCGGATACCCAGGCTATCAAAGCTTCCAGGGAACTGGAGCTAAAAGCCATCGCCTTATCCGAAAGCGGGGAGCTTGATGGAGCACTGGAACTATTTCAACAATCATTAAATCTAGCCCAGAGGGCTTCCGTGCTTAATAATCGGGCACAAACTTTACGCCTAGCCAAACGTGATGAGG AGGCCCTCGATGACCTAAACAAAGCCCTAGAACTGGCCAATGATCAGCAGACCCGCACCAAGTGCCATGCCCATTGTCAGCGAGGTGTCCTTTATCGTAAACTGGATAACTTGGAGGCGGCTCGTGCCGATTTCGAGGCAGCAGCCCAGTTGGGCAGTAAATTCGCCAGAGAACAG TTGGTGGAAATCAATCCCTATGCAGCTCTCTGCAATCAAATGCTCCGTCAGGCATTCGATCAACTCAAGTAG
- the CG10713 gene encoding uncharacterized protein, which translates to MHFWIDKRSQQCGFGRSRVAASLSHAGSGLSYGHPPRRTKSTSCSNSTGQSMPPVHRSLPQTPYDMHQPGTSRQSQSSYGNNNSLHAQQQQHSSSGGTSNNNNLTATGTTTTASNNNHASGIASSAAVLTGSGTIVPLVARGSHYNHHGNTRYQPRTQQQLLQQQQQQPHQHQQQQHQQHQQQQHYSYHHPQFGNMAVPMRHYDAHQQQQQQQYSGNVYADDAYSAYHHTAHHQHSSNHSTSGSNNQRQASAYATPRRHNSSSNMRHSTPAAAATTTTETPSVASPAAAVAAAPATMHSSHLQQHHHALLQHADSQLLPSHLKCGMCASLVLASVFVAGTKFYFDHQGTGLEVLIFCTFSAFFLAACLISLCRIPKGLFSSSSGSNGRAAVCHSRGVNSSLAGTGAAQSAGCLLEMSEGRYLEERQVTAVGGTAATAGPPPYHIAILLPEQTPATMGKQLPLDESPPPSYDKILV; encoded by the exons ATGCATTTCTGGATTGACAAGCGCTCACAGCAGTGCGGATTTGGACGGTCTCGCGTGGCGGCCTCCTTGTCGCACGCTGGCAGCGGTCTCAGCTATGGCCATCCGCCACGAAGGACCAAGTCcaccagctgcagcaacagcactgGACAGTCAATGCCACCGGTGCATCGATCTCTGCCGCAGACGCCGTACGATATGCATCAGCCCGGCACCAGTCGCCAGTCGCAGTCGTCAtatggcaacaacaattcCCTGcatgcccagcagcagcaacattccAGCAGCGGTGGAaccagcaataacaataacttGACTGCCACcggcacaacaacaactgccaGCAACAATAACCATGCCAGCGGAATAGCCTCATCGGCAGCAGTCCTCACCGGAAGCGGAACCATTGTTCCGCTGGTGGCACGAGGATCGCACTACAATCACCACGGCAACACGCGTTATCAGCCAAGGacgcagcagcaactgttgcaacagcagcagcaacagccacaccagcaccaacagcagcaacatcagcagcatcagcagcagcagcactacaGCTACCACCATCCGCAATTCGGCAACATGGCTGTGCCCATGAGACACTACGATgcacatcagcaacagcaacagcagcaatacTCGGGCAACGTCTACGC TGACGATGCCTACAGCGCCTATCACCACACCGCCCATCACCAGCACAGCAGCAATCACTCGaccagcggcagcaacaaccagCGTCAAGCGTCCGCCTACGCCACGCCACGTCGCCACAattccagcagcaacatgcgACACTCGacgccagcagcagcggcaaccaCAACCACAGAGACACCAAGTGTCGCCAGTCCAGCGGCAGCAGTGGCTGCTGCACCTGCCACAATGCATAGCAGCCACTtgcagcagcaccatcatGCACTGCTGCAGCACGCGGACTCGCAACTGTTGCCCAGCCATTTGAAGTGCGGCATGTGCGCCTCGCTGGTGCTGGCCTCCGTTTTCGTGGCAGGAACAAAGTTCTACTTCGACCACCAGGGCACTGGGCTGGAGGTGCTGATCTTCTGCACCTTTTCGGCCTTCTTTTTGGCCGCCTGCTTGATCAGCCTGTGCCGCATTCCGAAAGGCCTCTTCTCGAGTTCCAGTGGCTCGAATGGCCGAGCAGCGGTTTGCCATAGCCGTGGTGTCAACTCCTCGTTAGCGGGAACCGGAGCTGCACAGTCCGCCGGCTGCCTGCTGGAGATGAGCGAGGGACGGTATCTGGAGGAGCGGCAGGTGACAGCAGTGGGCGGGACGGCGGCTACAGCCGGTCCGCCACCCTACCATATAGCCATATTGCTGCCGGAACAGACGCCGGCGACAATGGGCAAACAACTGCCGTTGGATGAATCACCGCCGCCATCGTACGACAAGATTCTCGTATAG
- the CG10154 gene encoding uncharacterized protein, isoform B → MKWLLNGLLLLFIILMVHRNRADEDLVVAPGPDDDGEGLNVQDKDIYDMYENTQINVCGNVADGVYLPYVGNCSKYIECENNTIKEVGSCLDLAKDNPDICDPNKSCELGYDPVLQVCTYMEEVQCLPTCESFRLSSFCYDNTCTKYVLCYYGKPVLRQCHDGLQYNNATDRCDFPEYVDCVANDCSATFQPEDIIYLGSKASCSKYYVCSNGHPWEQQCAPGLAYNPSCKCCDFAKNVNCTIDAVARNILPYSRTPLRRADIKCPLMGTHFFPHKSRRDAYYYCVEGRGVTLDCTPGLYYDPKVEDCRRPEFVGV, encoded by the exons A TGAAGTGGCTATTAAATGGGCTCCTACTACTATTCATCATTTTGATGGTTCATCGGAACCGGGCCGATGAAGATCTTGTAGTAGCTCCCGGTCCAGACGACGATGGTGAGGGCCTAAATGTTCAGGATAAGGATATTTACGATATGTACGAAAACACCCAGATAAATGTCTGCGGCAATGTGGCGGATGGCGTTTATTTGCCCTATGTTGGAAATTGCTCCAAATATATCGAGTGTGAAA ACAATACTATTAAGGAAGTAGGCAGCTGCTTGGATTTGGCAAAGGATAATCCAGATATTTGCGATCCGAACAAGTCGTGTGAGCTGGGCTACGATCCTGTTCTCCAAGTGTGCACCTACATGGAGGAGGTACAGTGTCTGCCCACCTGTGAGTCGTTCCGATTGAGCAGCTTCTGCTACGACAACACCTGTACCAAGTACGTGCTTTGCTATTACGGCAAACCCGTGCTACGCCAATGCCACGATGGACTCCAGTACAACAACGCCACGGATCGCTGTGACTTCCCCGAGTATGTGGACTGTGTGGCCAACGACTGTTCCGCCACCTTCCAGCCAGAGGACATCATCTACCTGGGTAGTAAGGCATCATGCAGCAAGTATTACGTCTGTTCCAATGGTCATCCGTGGGAACAGCAGTGTGCTCCTGGCTTGGCCTACAATCCCAGCTGCAAGTGCTGCGACTTTGCCAAGAATGTTAACTGCACG ATTGATGCTGTAGCCAGGAATATTCTGCCATATTCCCGAACCCCTCTGCGTCGTGCTGACATTAAGTGTCCCCTTATGGGAACTCACTTCTTCCCACACAAATCTCGCCGAGATGCATATTATTACTGCGTCGAAGGACGTGGAGTCACACTAGACTGCACTCCGGGTCTTTACTACGATCCCAAAGTGGAGGATTGCCGCAGACCTGAATTCGTTGGTGTCTAA